The DNA region TTAGCTACTATCCTAAAAGATAAGATTACAATAAAATCATACTAATTAACAAAGATTGAATAAGATATGGTAGCCTAATAGTAACATTTAgcacaacacttaattctgataaaacataaATCTACAATCTTACATTGCTACTGTTATATAAACTCACATCTGTCAAGCAAGATCCCGTACAATGATATTTTTTTGGAAGCTCGTTACATAAAAAGTATAAAGCTAAGCATGATAGTGATCACCGTTGAGGTTTTCTATGGTGCGTATAAGGATCACTCATTAGAAGTTTCTAAGGTGCGTCTgagtaaatatataaatatgttgaAAAAACTCGTCTTGATACAATAGAAACATTCATCAAATCTGAGACATTACACGAGCGATCGTCACCTATGCTCAAGAAGCGTTTATGCCTCGCATGTCAAAcgtttgattttaattatttatttattttactaaaGAACTTCATTCAACTTCCTTCATTTATGAGAAGAAATTTGAGAAAGAGATATGTGAAAACGAGTCTTTGAAACAAGTTGCATGCTTAACAACTAAGTCacgttatttaattttaatgaattatttcagaaaatatttttattatttataatttttttatcattaaaagCATCCACTGTAATATGTCAAAAACTGAATAAGTGTCCTTAATCCAATTATTTTcaactaaaaaaaaattcgattttATTGAGgtgtaatttattatttttctacACAACTGAATATAAATTTTTCTACACAACTTttgttcttattttttaaaataattaaattatttttatataattttaaaaacagcAGTCGCAGCACGTAGCTAGTGAGAAGACTCCTAGACTCGATAATACGCGTTGATATTTATGTGAGCAAGTTGCTAATCAGACAATACTTATTTAGTGAAGTTTATGACCAATTACTAATCCAGACATAGTtggtgtattttttttaattttttttatagaacaaattttgcaagattgtcattttttttataaatatatatatatatattatatgtttataaaaatatttttgaattttcattgagtAGCCAGTTTCGCTCCATGTATGAAAGAAAACTTTGGCTTCCTCCctaagaatatatatttctttatttattgaataaaaaccAATCCATTCATGTAATATTATAAAAGAATATTACATGAACATTTATGatctaaaatataaatttccaAGGTCGACGGAACGGATAATTTCACATTTATAAATAGCAAACTTCAGCCATGTCTATTTCATCTCATATCCAATAAAGTCTTCACCTATAACCACTGTCATTAGCATGGCGGAAGAAaagcaccaccaccaccatcgCCTCTTCCACCacaagaaggaggaagagcagcCGGTTGAGGCAGTGGTGTACTCGGAAACCGCCTACGGGGTTGATGCTGAGGGCCAACGCTACGAGACTACAGAAACCGTTGGTCACGTTTCAACTCAACTAGATTATGAGAAAGAGCGAAAAGCTCATCAGGGCAAGGAACACCTCGGTGAGCTGGGAACTGTGGCTGCCGGTGCTTACGCCTTGGTAAATTCCTTAATTATTGCCTACAATTTCATGTTATTCTCAACTTACCATGCATGACATTGGATCGTGGAATAATACAAGATTTTAACATTAGTAGATTTGATATAAGTTGGATTGAATTAGCTTGTTTGAATGAATAAAATTCAATTAGAATTTAAATTCACTTTATGTCAAGTTATGCTATTTCATTGGAAATTATGACTGATTTACAACTAAGACGAgtgttatttgaaatttatcaattaaacgCTTCCCAAATCAAATCCCCCTCTAAATTAAATTTCATCAATCCAATCGCAAACGTATTATTTTGACACGACATCGCAAGATTGAGGTTCACACAAATGAATTCTTCCTGTGTGCATCAATGATATATCTAATTAATTCTCATATATATTAATCTTACAAAATAATTACCTCAAATTCTAAGGAGACTACATTAtgattatataaatttattcaGTCCGGGATATATATGACATTAGGCTCTCTCtttaaataaaagttaataataataatggatCGTTCATTTTGTGATCAAATCGGTGAAATCCAGTGTCTGGGAATCCCATCAGTTTCATCACCCTAAATACAATTAGATATAGGTAATCAAATAATAATCATTTACCAAATTATATTGTGTTGAAAAATTCAATTACCATTATATTAATTTTGACATATTTACATGAAAATGATCAGTATGAGAAGCATCAAGCCAAGAAGGACCCAGAGCACAAGCACAGGCACAAAATACAGGAGGAGATTGCGACAGCCGTGGCGGTGGGAGCCGGTGGCTACACATTCCACGAGCATCACCAGAAGAAAGAAGCTAAACATGAACAAGAAAAGGCTGAGGGAaagcaccaccaccaccattaGTTATTTTTGGCCTCCCACAAATTTTATGTCATTATATTATTGTGGTTCTTACATATTGTCACAGTCCATTCCATCCTACTCTAAATAAAAATTGTGTGTGTGGGTCTCTATTGTTATGTATGTGTATTTATAGAGAAAAATGGTTTTTTGGTCACCTAATTTTTTCACTGTGTGATTTTGGCCTtctatgttatcaaatttcaattttagtcttatactttttttatttttggcaattctaaatatttttcatcGTGAGTGTTGATTTGACACAAACATGTCAGCGCCACATCATCATTGCCTTGGTATCACGTCACCGTCAACTCGGAAAAATTAAAGACTAAAAttgcaacaacaaaaaaaaaagcaaaaatagcaaactaaaatgaaatttgacaatatagaGGACATAATTTCAAAAAGACAGATATATaggtagggatgtaaatgaaccaaatcgtttgtgagctattcgaagctcgattcgataaaagctcgtttgagctcgtttaatgaggctcgttaagataaacaaatcaaactcaagctttacagtattcggctc from Primulina tabacum isolate GXHZ01 chromosome 14, ASM2559414v2, whole genome shotgun sequence includes:
- the LOC142524509 gene encoding uncharacterized protein LOC142524509: MAEEKHHHHHRLFHHKKEEEQPVEAVVYSETAYGVDAEGQRYETTETVGHVSTQLDYEKERKAHQGKEHLGELGTVAAGAYALYEKHQAKKDPEHKHRHKIQEEIATAVAVGAGGYTFHEHHQKKEAKHEQEKAEGKHHHHH